From a single Anaerolineales bacterium genomic region:
- the csx19 gene encoding CRISPR-associated protein Csx19, which yields MTPTLPKIDYSLQAPAIGGAKKWLEDNASESRKFLLAFAYDGVIWGAYKGSLNTSTVINEDTLQQAFLFDEADELRLFRGEDNEWKACLISDQGVANDDKIDEYQLLWGNRVVQEKNAPAGFTPVCDRVQQAMEHTVPLELTGLDLNIEGPRLLVRHFINYDKETGEARIFLSRLVNLGIGPLAEEKFK from the coding sequence ATGACTCCCACACTGCCAAAGATTGACTATTCTCTGCAAGCGCCGGCAATTGGCGGCGCCAAAAAATGGCTGGAAGACAATGCATCTGAATCCCGGAAATTCCTGCTTGCCTTCGCCTACGATGGTGTGATTTGGGGTGCATACAAAGGCAGTCTGAATACATCCACAGTCATAAACGAAGACACGTTGCAGCAAGCTTTTCTGTTTGATGAGGCAGATGAACTCCGACTGTTCCGCGGCGAAGACAACGAGTGGAAAGCCTGCCTGATCTCCGATCAAGGCGTGGCAAACGACGACAAGATTGATGAATATCAATTACTATGGGGAAATAGAGTGGTCCAAGAAAAAAATGCGCCGGCAGGGTTTACCCCGGTGTGTGACCGCGTGCAACAAGCGATGGAGCACACTGTGCCATTGGAATTGACTGGATTGGATTTAAATATTGAAGGTCCACGCCTTTTGGTACGACACTTTATCAACTACGACAAGGAAACCGGCGAGGCGCGCATTTTCCTGAGCCGCCTGGTGAACCTTGGTATTGGTCCGCTTGCTGAGGAGAAATTCAAATGA
- a CDS encoding AAA family ATPase encodes MSMIAFRIEDSLSFQDTKWIELKPLIFLYGENSSGKSNIHLILQTLKHSIIHQSNATTGLPFTLRNFQSLIPYDKTQTNDVSITISFRFNIMDRVIDSTSVVSKQPIDLKIVFKQIDGLDEATISEFSLETTEVNENSNQVILHGKIPKASNSWTLNSEHFHSALDDNVSWPEVQITYSFPPQLIGITKHINDITKIYIAKDEEGRDLLDENNEPIYINEDVSENVRFAKDSIKFISNILEQMQIELSDLFENYNYIPAFQHTDAMTKIHQADIEEWIRYILGDKKENSAPENQRGIGYSKIINIIQIISTLRQNSVCFLEHPDAFLAEKTQGDFMDFLISMTYKRNIIFIIESHSEIFLLRLRKRVKQFYKNRPTPTILSDLDDFIKAESLFCRTCIIHLKKDVFGNSKPTTLHLNTFGDFQEIPFWPDNLFETAFKEKLLLHD; translated from the coding sequence ATGAGCATGATTGCATTTAGAATTGAGGATAGTCTTTCCTTTCAAGATACAAAATGGATTGAGTTAAAGCCCCTCATATTTTTGTATGGAGAAAACTCGTCTGGCAAGTCAAACATTCACCTCATTCTTCAAACATTGAAACACTCCATAATCCACCAATCCAATGCAACAACCGGCTTGCCATTCACTCTGCGGAACTTTCAATCTTTAATTCCTTATGATAAAACTCAAACCAATGATGTGTCCATTACTATATCTTTTCGCTTTAATATTATGGATAGAGTAATTGATAGTACGTCTGTTGTTTCCAAACAACCAATTGACTTGAAAATCGTATTCAAACAAATTGACGGATTGGATGAGGCTACAATTAGTGAGTTCTCATTAGAGACAACTGAAGTTAATGAAAATTCTAATCAAGTAATACTGCATGGGAAAATACCAAAAGCATCGAATAGCTGGACACTCAATAGCGAGCACTTTCATTCAGCTCTTGATGACAATGTCTCATGGCCAGAAGTGCAGATTACCTACTCCTTTCCACCGCAGTTAATAGGTATTACTAAACACATTAATGACATTACTAAAATATATATTGCCAAAGATGAGGAAGGGCGGGATTTGCTCGATGAAAACAATGAACCTATATATATAAATGAAGATGTATCGGAGAATGTGCGGTTCGCAAAGGATTCAATCAAATTTATTTCAAATATTCTAGAACAAATGCAAATAGAGCTTAGCGACTTGTTTGAAAACTACAACTATATACCAGCTTTTCAACATACAGATGCGATGACTAAGATACATCAAGCTGATATTGAAGAATGGATCAGATACATTCTTGGTGATAAAAAAGAAAATTCTGCTCCAGAAAACCAAAGAGGAATTGGTTATTCTAAAATTATTAATATAATACAAATTATCAGTACACTGCGGCAAAACAGTGTTTGTTTTCTTGAACATCCTGATGCCTTCTTGGCAGAAAAAACTCAGGGTGATTTTATGGATTTTTTGATATCTATGACTTACAAACGCAACATTATATTCATAATCGAATCGCATAGCGAAATTTTTTTATTGCGTTTGAGAAAAAGGGTGAAGCAGTTTTATAAAAACAGACCCACACCTACAATACTAAGTGATTTAGATGATTTCATAAAGGCGGAAAGCTTGTTTTGTAGAACATGCATCATTCACCTCAAGAAAGATGTATTCGGCAACTCCAAGCCAACAACTTTGCACTTAAACACTTTTGGAGATTTTCAAGAAATACCATTTTGGCCTGATAATCTTTTTGAAACTGCATTTAAGGAAAAATTGCTATTGCATGATTAA
- a CDS encoding TIGR03986 family CRISPR-associated RAMP protein, with translation MKKIQLPQQPGDIDENRQAFAPYNFVSLPDKIVTQNVSDLPDQGVYASDRLTGYIDCELTTESPIYIRAGVNRKQVEAGKQSKDIPDFFYLNDADEPVIPGSSLRGMLRTLVEIVTYSKVSLVSRKRLIYRSVGGATNHDIHYRDKMMRFDGDRDRKKFYTPRILGGYMKKLGSRDWAIRPAKVVDGTTYAHIRIDEKFFKSLKSIDHTKNAYQVFIKTSPYDYQDVRGGFLKIKYAKVQSARANPESGFRPATLARSGAMISKLSEAVIYEPDPDDTKLLRLTDEQIDDYKEQISQEQEKLLGKQGVLNDGQPVFYILDEKTGLVEFFGHARMFRVPYPNSPFDYIPPSLREGPPHEVDFAEAIFGYARDIKKEADNHKQRAYAGRLFFTDAILHKGQKDLWLPGKTITPKILSGPKPTTFQHYLVQEDPNSYKIGETRDGKSKFETRLRDYASPKDETTLRGHKFYWHKGARDVNDIRETSDLKVGDTQHTQINPLRAGVTFAFQVHFENLSKEELGALMFVLDIIASNEKMRLKLGMGKPLGMGAVKISPKLFVRDIANRYASLFGKDSWLSGYSEDAQVAQSALDNFMSRMEGELGEGLTKSNRIKELLTILQWPGIKQDQDEKPTRYMEIERPSKNSKSGKINEYKNRNTLPSPLKVFGKWSK, from the coding sequence ATGAAAAAGATTCAACTCCCCCAACAACCCGGTGATATTGACGAGAACCGACAGGCATTTGCACCATACAACTTTGTCTCGTTGCCTGACAAGATTGTCACGCAAAACGTGAGCGACCTCCCCGATCAGGGGGTGTACGCCAGCGACCGCCTTACTGGATATATTGACTGCGAATTGACCACGGAATCCCCCATCTATATCCGTGCAGGCGTAAATCGCAAGCAGGTGGAAGCCGGCAAACAATCCAAGGACATTCCCGACTTCTTTTACCTCAATGACGCCGACGAGCCGGTCATCCCTGGCAGCAGCCTGCGCGGCATGCTTCGCACGCTGGTCGAAATTGTCACGTACAGCAAGGTGAGTTTGGTTTCCAGAAAAAGGCTCATCTACCGCTCAGTGGGTGGTGCCACCAATCATGACATCCATTATCGCGACAAAATGATGCGCTTTGATGGCGACCGCGATCGCAAGAAATTCTACACACCCCGCATTCTGGGTGGTTATATGAAAAAGCTCGGTTCGCGTGACTGGGCGATCCGCCCCGCCAAAGTGGTGGATGGGACCACCTATGCTCATATCCGCATTGATGAAAAATTCTTCAAGTCCCTGAAAAGCATTGATCACACAAAAAACGCGTATCAGGTTTTTATCAAGACCTCTCCCTATGATTATCAGGATGTGCGAGGCGGTTTTTTGAAAATCAAATATGCCAAGGTCCAATCCGCCAGGGCAAACCCTGAAAGCGGGTTCCGCCCGGCAACACTTGCCCGCAGTGGGGCTATGATCAGCAAGCTTAGCGAAGCGGTGATCTACGAGCCCGATCCTGACGATACCAAATTGCTGCGTCTCACCGATGAGCAAATCGACGATTACAAGGAACAGATTAGCCAGGAGCAGGAAAAACTACTCGGCAAGCAGGGCGTGCTCAACGATGGTCAACCCGTCTTTTATATTCTGGATGAAAAGACCGGGTTGGTTGAATTCTTCGGGCATGCACGAATGTTCCGTGTCCCCTATCCCAATTCGCCATTCGATTACATTCCTCCATCGCTGCGTGAAGGACCTCCGCACGAGGTGGATTTTGCTGAAGCCATCTTCGGGTATGCACGTGACATTAAAAAGGAGGCGGACAACCACAAGCAGCGGGCATATGCTGGTCGCCTTTTTTTCACGGACGCCATCCTGCACAAGGGGCAAAAGGATCTCTGGCTGCCTGGAAAAACGATCACCCCGAAGATCCTTTCCGGGCCCAAGCCAACCACATTCCAACACTACCTGGTGCAGGAAGACCCCAATAGCTACAAGATCGGTGAGACCCGGGACGGTAAGTCGAAATTCGAAACCAGGCTTCGCGACTACGCATCTCCGAAGGATGAAACCACCTTGCGTGGGCACAAGTTTTACTGGCATAAGGGCGCGCGTGATGTGAACGATATTCGCGAAACTTCCGATTTGAAAGTAGGCGACACACAACATACACAAATCAATCCGTTGCGCGCCGGCGTTACCTTCGCGTTCCAGGTTCATTTTGAAAATCTCTCAAAAGAGGAACTGGGTGCACTGATGTTTGTCCTTGACATCATAGCGAGCAACGAGAAAATGCGTCTGAAACTTGGCATGGGCAAGCCGCTTGGCATGGGCGCGGTGAAAATCTCACCGAAATTATTTGTGCGCGACATTGCCAACCGCTATGCATCCTTGTTTGGGAAGGATTCCTGGTTGAGCGGATACAGTGAAGATGCACAGGTCGCCCAATCTGCCCTGGATAATTTCATGAGCAGAATGGAAGGGGAGTTGGGAGAAGGTTTGACCAAGAGTAACCGGATAAAGGAACTGCTTACGATTCTCCAATGGCCTGGTATTAAACAGGACCAAGATGAAAAACCAACGAGATATATGGAGATAGAACGCCCCAGTAAGAATTCAAAATCCGGTAAGATAAATGAATATAAAAATCGTAATACCCTCCCATCCCCATTAAAAGTTTTTGGCAAGTGGAGTAAATGA
- a CDS encoding RAMP superfamily CRISPR-associated protein, with amino-acid sequence MAVNYEERSAHRSIVERILISGELFLLSPAHFGGAEEDALTDMPVLLNEVDDRPLLPGTSIAGALRNYLREFEGGDLKPAPRKKQNRDLIEDERKLAATILFGGFRGDDDGMQSPLIVEDSVGNLSDFELRDGVSIEPSTRTAKDDQKFDMQLLGAGTSFPLQFELVIREHDSRDELLRALATALKGFEESAITMGARKRRGFGTCRVDGWKVRFYDLKTKQGLLDWLSTNRAWASKDSAKPGSIMEVLEVDRLLEDNRRRATLRAAFGIDGTLLIRSGFGDLDARADTVHLHAARKGKPGGVAVIPGTSWAGILRHRALKIARTVSGDANSQHTATAFVDALFGPSEIKQKKTFDEAADPVKASRITIEESEIRHAESLEVTRVAIDRFTGGVFEGALFTEQPLVGKDDSDVELTLTLRNPKDAELGLLLLLLKDLWTGDLPLGGESGVGRGRLKGREASLRVGDREWSIREKPDGRLQISPDASALEEFVKAFNAEMEGAK; translated from the coding sequence ATGGCAGTTAATTATGAGGAAAGGTCCGCGCATCGTTCCATTGTGGAACGTATTTTGATCAGCGGTGAACTGTTCCTGCTGTCCCCGGCTCATTTCGGCGGCGCGGAAGAGGATGCGTTGACAGACATGCCCGTCCTGCTCAATGAGGTGGATGATCGTCCTCTTCTGCCTGGTACATCCATTGCGGGCGCGCTTCGCAACTACCTGCGGGAATTCGAGGGAGGCGATCTCAAGCCGGCTCCCAGAAAAAAGCAGAATAGGGACCTGATCGAAGACGAGCGAAAACTGGCAGCAACGATATTATTTGGTGGCTTTCGCGGAGATGATGATGGAATGCAAAGCCCGTTGATTGTCGAGGATTCAGTCGGAAATCTCAGCGATTTCGAACTCCGCGATGGGGTTTCCATCGAACCATCCACCCGTACGGCAAAGGATGACCAAAAGTTTGACATGCAATTGCTTGGCGCCGGCACGAGTTTCCCGCTCCAGTTTGAGCTGGTCATCCGTGAGCATGATTCCCGGGATGAACTGCTGCGCGCGCTGGCAACCGCCCTAAAAGGGTTTGAGGAGTCTGCCATCACAATGGGCGCGCGCAAACGCCGTGGTTTTGGCACATGCCGGGTGGATGGTTGGAAGGTAAGGTTTTACGATTTGAAAACCAAACAGGGGCTGCTGGACTGGCTCAGCACCAACCGTGCATGGGCCTCAAAGGATTCCGCCAAACCTGGCTCCATAATGGAAGTTCTCGAAGTTGACCGGCTGCTCGAGGACAACCGTCGTCGCGCGACACTCAGAGCCGCTTTCGGCATTGATGGCACCCTGCTCATTCGTTCCGGGTTTGGTGACCTGGACGCGCGGGCAGACACGGTACATCTGCATGCCGCCCGCAAAGGCAAGCCCGGAGGTGTGGCTGTCATCCCTGGCACAAGCTGGGCAGGCATTCTTCGTCATCGCGCCTTGAAAATCGCCCGCACGGTATCTGGCGATGCAAACAGCCAACATACTGCCACCGCCTTCGTGGACGCATTATTCGGACCGTCGGAGATTAAGCAAAAAAAGACCTTTGACGAAGCAGCGGATCCTGTAAAAGCCAGCCGGATCACAATTGAAGAATCCGAGATCCGGCATGCAGAGTCTCTGGAGGTCACCCGTGTTGCCATAGACCGTTTTACGGGTGGCGTTTTTGAGGGGGCGCTCTTTACTGAACAGCCGCTGGTTGGCAAGGATGACAGCGATGTCGAGCTTACTCTCACACTCCGCAATCCGAAAGATGCCGAACTTGGACTGCTCCTACTTCTGCTCAAGGATCTGTGGACCGGGGATCTTCCGTTGGGAGGCGAATCCGGCGTCGGGCGCGGCAGGTTGAAAGGGCGAGAAGCCAGCTTGCGGGTTGGCGATCGTGAATGGAGTATCCGTGAAAAACCGGATGGCAGACTGCAGATTTCACCCGATGCAAGTGCCTTGGAGGAATTTGTAAAAGCGTTCAACGCCGAAATGGAAGGTGCAAAATGA